One Longimicrobiales bacterium DNA window includes the following coding sequences:
- a CDS encoding aminotransferase class I/II-fold pyridoxal phosphate-dependent enzyme: MSDREYEQHRPATVSIHGAGHSHSPGDPVVPPIVQSATFHWATPDDGELLYSRYGNNPNQLQVSAKIAALEGTEAAVALGSGMGATAMAFLALTEAGDHIVASSYLYGATLSLLRDEMPRRGVPVTFVDPDEEGAFAAAIRPNTKLVHIEVPTNPSLRVFDPRPIADVAHGAGALLTCDATFGSPVNFRAADFGVDVVIQSATKYLGGHSDLIAGSAAGSAEVIHEITRMSRLYGPSLDANTAWLLDRGIRSLDVRMDRHNNNAAALAEWFEARPEVAAAIYPGLVSHPDHALASELMSGFGGMVSIVLSGGGDAADRFIGALQLAMAAPSLGGVETLVSQPRYTSHTALSLEAREELGVPDGFVRISVGIEDVGDLMNDFSRGLQAAEVS; the protein is encoded by the coding sequence ATGTCCGATCGAGAGTACGAACAGCACCGTCCTGCCACCGTGTCCATTCACGGTGCCGGACACTCTCACAGCCCTGGTGATCCGGTCGTCCCCCCGATCGTTCAGAGCGCGACGTTCCATTGGGCGACGCCCGATGACGGGGAACTCCTCTATAGCCGATACGGAAATAACCCGAATCAGCTCCAAGTGAGCGCGAAGATCGCCGCGCTCGAAGGCACAGAAGCGGCGGTGGCGCTTGGAAGTGGTATGGGCGCGACTGCGATGGCGTTTCTAGCGCTCACCGAAGCGGGGGACCACATCGTAGCGTCGTCGTACCTGTACGGCGCAACCTTGTCCTTGCTGAGAGATGAAATGCCGCGGAGAGGCGTGCCTGTCACCTTCGTCGATCCCGATGAAGAGGGCGCCTTTGCAGCTGCGATCCGTCCCAACACCAAGCTTGTTCACATCGAAGTTCCAACGAACCCGTCGTTGCGCGTATTCGATCCGCGTCCGATCGCGGATGTAGCCCATGGTGCCGGCGCGCTGTTGACGTGTGACGCGACGTTCGGGTCGCCGGTCAACTTCCGCGCCGCTGACTTTGGCGTAGACGTCGTAATCCAAAGTGCCACCAAGTACCTGGGCGGCCACTCGGATCTCATCGCAGGCTCTGCAGCGGGGAGTGCTGAGGTTATTCATGAGATTACGCGAATGTCCCGGCTCTACGGGCCTTCTCTCGACGCAAATACAGCGTGGCTTTTGGACCGTGGTATCCGCTCTCTCGATGTGAGGATGGATCGCCACAACAACAACGCCGCTGCGCTGGCGGAGTGGTTCGAGGCTCGACCGGAGGTGGCCGCTGCGATCTATCCGGGATTGGTGTCACACCCGGACCATGCGCTTGCCTCGGAGTTGATGTCCGGATTCGGCGGTATGGTGAGCATCGTCTTAAGCGGGGGAGGGGATGCTGCCGATCGCTTCATCGGAGCTCTGCAACTCGCGATGGCCGCCCCCAGTCTCGGAGGTGTGGAGACGCTTGTCTCTCAGCCGCGATACACGTCGCACACGGCGTTGTCCCTCGAGGCTCGGGAGGAGTTGGGAGTCCCGGACGGGTTCGTCCGAATCAGTGTCGGCATTGAAGACGTGGGCGACCTAATGAATGACTTCAGTCGTGGGCTTCAGGCAGCCGAGGTGTCATAA